AGCAATCAATAGCTATCGTGGAAGGCTTGGATAGAAGATGCGATTTGAACTCATGTTGGCGTCGATTTGACGAGAGACCTCGAGAAGTGATGAAGCTTCTAAATCTTGGTGGAGTCTTTTCAATGATAAACAATACATTTCACCACCTTTGCGACAAAAATTCAGTGTATCTTGGGTTCCTCACGAAAAGGCAAAGTCCTTGTTGTGGACTTTTTCGTTGCTCTTTAACTGGAAAGAAGCCGTGTTTTCTTCAGCCTTAAAAGCACTAAAATATTAATGGCTGCCGACAGAATTTCAGTCTTCTCGTCTGAGCGATTTTCGTTGCTTACTGCGGTGGTTTTTGTGGACATCTTCTGTTAATGACTTACGAGATTGGCATTGCCATCTGCTTCCAGTTGACCGttgctttaaattttaatttgctATTCTTAAAACTCGGTCCACGCTGTTTCTGCAAGAGTTGGATTTACTAGTCGAGACAATGATATTGCACTAGGTAAAAATGCGACTTGGATTGTGTTTTACAAAACTCCACCAGGTATGGAATCCATATTTCGTTATCCCGTTTTCGAAGCCCACGTCTGTATTTGCTTCACGTAAATATAACAAAGTTCCAATCTTTTTTGttacaaaatattaataatcaAATAGCAACAAGACTTTGTTGCTTTGAAACAGTTTCATTTCTaagtcattttaaaaattgttgtACGAAGATCCAAAAGATAAAAACGCGTATTTAAGGCATAGAGCAATGTAGTGATTTTATTTTAAGGATATACGCAAATATTCTCAAACAAATTTCTTAGAACGCCAAACGTCATTTGTCATAATGAATGTTCGTGTCACTGTTCATTAATATCCAATAAAGTAAAGTGCTTTTGTACATGTCGAATTTCATTCTAAATTTGTAGTGGCGTGTAAAATGTTGTGGCTGAAGGATGACATGGCCCGTTTTCTATATTTTCCTGTGGGAATAGGGAGTTACCTAAATAAATTTTAGATCGAAAATCACGTTCGATTTCATGTAGAAAGAGATGGGCGAATTAAGTATTTCCTAAATATTAAAACGGTCTAACCGCAGTTTGCATGGCCATAATCGTTACCGGGCTATTTACGAAGAGCAAGAAAAAGTGCTGGCTTTTCAGTCGTTTCTGTTTAATCCATTTGTTTTTATTAGCTATTGATTGTTTTGTGTTCAACTTTCAACCTTTTCACAAACTGATCTATGAGTTGCTGGGAATGCTCTTTTAGCTCTGGAAATAATGTTGTCACCTACTTGCAGCCGTAATGTATgaaatgcttgtttgttttttgtcttatcatttattttttcttttggtttttcctTGTGGAAAATCCGAAATTCGGAATTAATTTAGTCTCGACTATTTTTCAGTGTGGAATGAATTCATATCTCTTGGTGGCTTCTCTCTTCCATCACGCCGTTGTTATCGTCAGTTTTCGATTATTTGCTTTCAACTTGAAACATACAATTGGTGGCCAAACTTAGAAGGTGTGTCATGTTTGTGGCGGAAACAAGAAATGGCAACGCTCAGTCAAGAAATGTTTTGTAATTGCCTGAAAATGCCGGAAGAAAAATagtttcatttgaaattcaaagaaTTTCTCACTAAGTATACATTACAAAGTGATTTCTTGCCAGCTGCAGGTTTGGTGGGAAATATTGTAAGCAACAATTACTTTGCAGTATTATTGAAAAAACTTTTCAACAAATTGAAACACTTAAGAAGTATTGTCCAAATTTCAAGCCGTTTGTGACATTTTCCGGTTTGCTTACGGATTTAAACTCATATCTTGCCTGAAGCAGTGATTAATTATTAAGACTTTGAAACGTTCTTTTATGgtaaaaaaggccaaaaaacTGCATTTCTCGCTCTAAGAGCGAGCGTATTGAAAGTAGCTTGTAAGGAGATATCGACGACACTACACGATTTTCACTCGAATTGGAGCAAGTTTACGGGAGTTTTCCATAAACATGTCATTTACGCCACAACGAAAACAATCAAGCGGAATTGCATATGTTGCCTATTTTGTGACGGAACCTTCGACAATATCGTTTACAAATTCGTCCTATTGGCGTGGACGAGGCGTCAAgccattgcaattttcagaaaTTTGAAATCAACGAAATGGAAAATTTCTGCATAAAACCGTGTCAACATAAGCAAATATTCTCATCCTTATAAATTGCATTTATGGCAATAGTGGAACAGACAGACACCAGCACAGAAAAAGTGTGTTCCTGACTTTTGTCCTTCTTATGCCTCCTTTATGCTATATGCGAACTAgaattattttccattttttccctctccttttttattttttcattattacaAGTTCCTGTTAGTTTCACATGTGAGTAGATATCATTTATCTGTATGCTGAAGAGCAAGACGATAACTGAACCATACTCCATGCCGGTTGTTCTCATTTCCCTGTTCTAATAAAAAACGCCCAATGCTATCTGACTGAAATAACTCCTGGTTGAAGATTACGTGTGCATATGACGTATCTATATCACGTGCGGTAACTACGGTGTTCTGATCGGCCATTTCTATTTTCGGTAAATTTTTATTAGACACGTCTCTAAGAAACCTGCTTGCATTTCTTAGCCTCTGCTAAACGGCAAACTGAAGCGTAAAATTTCTAATCCAATTCCTTAACATTTTGTACACATGTTATCATATTGGAAGAATTGGAATTTTAGATAATGAATCATAACAAAACTGGAAGATTCTGCGGATACCCGGGGGGCATGGTACcgaaaaaattgcgaaaaattcGGAATCCAAATGCGTTGAAGTGAGCCAAATAAGTTGAATCCATTCGCATGAAAGTCTGATAGAGAATGTAGAAGGAAAGCAGTCAACGATCGAGAAGCATTCGACATGTCATCAAATTTCTAGGAAACAGTTAAAATTCATGGCGATGCGAGTTCATCAAAGGTTATCGAAGAGGATCCAGGTGTAGCATTCTACATGAAAATTGTTCCGCAGTCGTATAACCACAGCTTAAGTTGTTATGATGAAAGTTCATAACCGCCGAgtcttcctttccttttttttctttcgtcttgttttgttttcagcttaGAGGAGTCGACCGACCCATCCCTAGCTCCGCTCCAGTCTCACCCGATTTTGAATCACTATCCTTCATCAAGGTTAGATGAATCTTCAATCTTTATCGATCGACTTAGCGTTGTAAAGGCTCTCTTTCCCGAGCACAAACAGCCATGAACTGTTAAATAGAAGAAAGTGACTCGGAAGAGTGCATATTACAAGCGTCGGACAGGTATTCTTTAATTTCCGtcgttttttccttttatttcttgTGCACTGTGAGCACGAAGAAAGCAAGCTGCCGATCTTCACAATTCAGCTCCCTCCTCTCCCACACCTTTTTTCAATCCTAAACAATAGATGTCCAAAGTTGGCGCTGCGGCTTTACGTGCTCTCGGATTCATTATATCTTGATATGGCAAGGCAGggttaattttaatttgatgTGGGGTCTTCGTTGAGATAAATGTTGCCGAGAATTCTTGTTACGGAATCTTTTAGATCTTAATTGCGGACCATATCTCCAGTCGAAATAGCATTACCTGGCATTCTCAAACATGTGTCTGTACCTTCATTTAAaacttagatttttttttttgtcaacttaCCAAACGGCCGAGCGAAACTTTTTTTACAAACGAGTGAGTCTTAAGACAACGATTGAGATCATAAAGAATGTGAAAACCCATTTTTCTGGATAATTTTTCTCCATTATTCACTTAAACTGAGAGATAACTGCAAGGTGTATTCAGATTGGAATAGAAACACTAATTTCGGGCGCGTATCGAAACTTTACCTTCCTTGTTTCAGGCAATTTGCGGAATAAGACGGAATCAAAACCTCTGATCAGTAAATCTAATATTCATCGAAATGAAATCGTCTGCCTTTCCGTTAAGTCTTATCTTAGGCACGTATCAAACTTTGAAGGAACGTTTTTCGTGGTATTGAACTACATTTTCTTCAGTAACCATGTAAGTTTTAAGTTTTATTTGCGGATCCTCAGGCTCTTGAACCGTCGGTGTGTGAACCACTTTCACTATACTTTTATTAGATCTATGTTCTTAATTGCTTTACTTGAACTCGACAAATTTTGGACAGGATCAACGACAGTTTTCAGTTTCGGCTTCAGATAACTTGAAAAGGCTTGTTTCGACAGAGACCGATATTTTTTAGTTGTTCAGGACTTTCCAGTTGTTTTTGGCGCGCAACAAGAGAAAAAAGGCGTTAATTTATGAAACGTGCTTTTTGActtattaaaatttttgttgcaaaaggaAAGCTTCAATTTCACCCGAGAGTAGTTATTTGTTACACTTCTGCGGTGTTCGTCGCCGCTGCCCGCAACGCGCTAAACCTGGCGCCAAAAACGCCGAGTTACTTAAGACTTGTTTTTTAAATTGGTTTTTGCGCAAACACCTGGCTAGTTTACCACGAAAACAAGTGGATATATTTGCCCCCATTTCCTACATAGATAACCCTTTTTTATCCTAAGCCAAGATTTGAAATTTAAGAGTACAAGGGTCATAGTTTTTCTGAGAGTTATGGTACAACAGATCAAGAATTACAAGCTCGTACTTGAGAAAAATAAGCTTTCCGGTGTATCACTTTTTCTTAAAATGGAGTGTTGGCAATCTTTTGTCGGATCAAAAGTACGTCATCGCGGGCAGGAACTTCTAAACAATACTATcctgagagagaaaaaaatgtttaaaaatgaatACTGTCTAGAACTGATGATTTCTCGCGCTCTCCGCCTTTTTTATGGCATTGGCCAGGTTTTCAAGTCGTTAGTTTGCGCTGATTTTTCGCGGGGCTCGTGTTCATCGCGACTCAAAAGCTTTTCAGGTAAAGACAGGCACATTTTGAAGAGATATCATGGCGTGGGAGAGATTTCTCGGAGAGTAGTGGGTAACTAATAGAAATTGTCGTAAATtcttttagctgtttttttttaattgcgtTTTTAAGATTTATcggttgattttttttgtttgtatggGCGTTTCGATTCCCACCAATTTAAGTGCAAATTGTTCGATTTACGCGAAATAAGACCCCCCAGCGATAGATAATTTCAGAGATGAAATAACTATCCCTATAACTCTTACagtgaagaaaacaaagccatttACAATTGGACAACGTTTAAAAGAATAGGCAAACCTATTAAGGCCAATCTGGTATCCTTCGCGAGACGACCAATTTAATATCCATTTTCTAATATTTGTTTTAAACCAAGGGGTGAATGAATCTCGAATGAGGACGTGTTGAAAATTACAGTCGCGGTGAATAGTCTAGCCTAAAACTAACTCCCTGATGCGGGTTTTTCATTTCACAGGGTTTTGTGGAAGAAGGCAGAATCATCGGAAATTTTGGACGTGGGATATTTATTTTCCCGTGCCGACTGACAAAGCGTGGCAATAAGTAATTCATTCCCTGGTCTTTTTTGCAAACACACGGCCTTACTCATTAGTTTCAAATGATCCTGCGATAAATGTCTCTCGATATAGCAAAAGGGGCTACGAAATTTCTTTTTTCGACCTTAGAGATTGCTGCTGTTTCGTAAAATGGATTGATAATAACAATTTGCCCCTTGCAAAACCAGGTGAAAAATAAAGACAAGAAGCGAAGTGGTTTGTTCAAGACGGAGAAGAGACGAAAAGGATTATTGATTTGTTCAGTTTCAGAAAAGTGAGACGAGGATCTTGCTGTGATATTTAATAATTCAAAAAGTAATTTTCGACTTTGGTTCAATCAGAGGCAGATTGAAGGAAAGTCATTTTTTTGCGAGGATTGCTTTCTACAGCATTGGCTGGAACGCGTTAATCTGACTACTGTGTTTAAGGCGGCCGAGCGAAAATGGAATATGGACGCGCTGTTAAAAAGTTGAGGCCCGCAATGTAAACAACGTTTGGCACTAAGAAGTCAAGAAGCTGATAAAACACTTGCAAGGGTCACATACGTGGTGAAGTCTTAGCTCCcaatttttctctctttctttctatGGCAATGGCGGTTGCCACAGCTGTGACTCTCAGCTATCGGCGCTCTCGCACAGCGTCACGTGACTATTCCACTACAAGCTCGTTGACTTCAAATGCTGAGAAAGGGTCGTCACTAATTACCCTCAATATTGGCGGGAAAAGGTTTGAAACCTTTGAGAACACGCTAAACCAGTTCCCCAACACATTGTTAGGGAACGCGGAGAAGCGCAGAAAATACTTCGACGAGAAAAAGGACGAATATTTCTTCGACCGCCACCGCAGTGCGTTTACCGCCATTTTGTATTATTATCAGTCTGGTGGGCTCATAGAGCGGCCTCTTCACGTGCCGATAGACATTTTTATGGAAGAGCTGAACTTCTTTCAGCTGACTGATGAGATACAGAAGGAAAATGAAGAAGCTGCGTACACCGAAGATGTCGAAGAAGGCACAGATCAAGCCAGCGAAGAAGAGGAGCTTCCACAAAACAAATTGTTGCGGAGTATTTGGTTATTATTCGAATATCCAAGCTCGTCTCTTCATGCCAAGTGCCTTGCAGTATTCTCGCTTATAATCATCCTTCTGTCGATTGTGATCTTTTGCATCGAGACTGTCCCTGCTTTACATAACGTAACGCATGTCTTCTTTGTGATGAACGCTGTCTGCAGTTCGTGGTTCACTTTTGAATACCTTATTCGACTTATCGCGTCGCCGAATAAGCTGAAATTTCTTAAAGCGATTTTGAACATCCTGGACTTATTGTCCATCCTCCCGTTTTACGTCACTGTCAGCTTGTCCACTGAATCCGCGGGAACTATTGGCATTCTTCGTGTTATGAGAGTCATCCGTGTATGTCGCATCTTCAAACTAACGCGGCACTCGAAAGGCTTACACATCTTGGGAAATACGCTCAGCGCCAGCGTCAACGAGCTTATCATGTTGATGCTGTTCTTAGTGATAGGCGTCGTGTTATTTGCAAGCGCGGCGTATTACGCCGAGGGCGAGGAAAACGGGTCAAAGTTCAAGAGTATCCCAGCCGCCTTCTGGTGGGCGGTGGTTACTATGACAACTGTTGGTTATGGTGACATGTATCCTGTAACCACTGTGGGTAAGGCCTCCTCTCGTTTTTTATTCAATTCGAATCCAATTGTGAAACAGCAGGGCTAGTAAAGGCCACCACAAAAGGTTGCTTCTTGTCTTGTATCTTGTAAAATTGAGACGCTTGTCAGAACAACTGTACTATCGGTGGAGCTAAGCAGTCAAACTGTCTCTTGAAAGTCAGTCGAACCACGATTTTGAGTCAATTGTGTTTTGTCACCCAATCACGTGAAACGACTGATAGAGGCTTTTCGTTCATTTTCGTCCTCAGAGCTTCGTCCTTTTGGGCTACATTCACCAATCAAGTTATCGATCCCTGGCAACCTCATTTacaggacctctcccttgggTCCAGCCTGAAAGCCAAGGTATCGAGGATGGATCAGTGGTGCTGGCCAaaaggatcgcagctctgggaaCCGGAATGCTTTACACTTCGTTTTGCAACAAGATATGATTGAAAAGGGCGTGGTTTGGCTGACGTCGAAACCGTCTCCAGTGCAATTGACTGAGGGGATAAAATAAGCCAACCGCTATGCTAGTGCTATGGGGTCGAAATTATTCAATTGTAATACTAATTTTATTTGCATTGCATTTTCTGCTTCACGACTCAGGCCTTCAATACGTTGAATTTGATCGTTTCTTACTTACTTTTCTTAAGGTAAACTAGTTGGAGCCTTATGCGCGCTATCGGGGGTACTGGCAATTGCTCTTCCAGTTCCAGTCATCGTCTCTAACTTTGAGTATTACTACAAACTTGAACTGAACAAACGCGAGGATGCAAAGAATGCAAGTGCTGTGACCTATCAAAACCTCGACAACCTTGTTCTCAAGTCTCCCTTGTTGGAGAGGAAAGTCTTGATGGAAAGCGATCAAGCTGTGTCGCCTCTGTCGGTTCACACTCATAAAAACCTGGATTTTTCAACTGGCGTTTACGCTAATACCGCAGGGCATCGAAACGCGAACGGGTCTATGAAATTCAGTGGTCCGGAAGCAATTATAGAGGCTGACGAGCTTAGCTTCTCCAGTGGCGGAGGCTCAAAACCGTCGACTCCTAAAGTACGGGGAAAACAGCATCATCTTTATCCTACTTCGGAAACCACCTTGTAAAGTTAACAACGGCCCAGGAAATACGGTATAAGTACTGACATATTTCAGTCCAGCAAGCGTCCGTCTTTTGCAGCAAATTGGTGTTAAATGGTTGCAATGATGTCCAAGTTGCAAGTTTAATAGATTCTGAAACGGAAAAATATCATCCGCCGGCTTGAAATGTCAATAAGGTCGTTTAACTTAGGTGCTAGGAGCAGCCATTTTGGATTTTGTAACGTAACATTGTTACCAAATTTAGCGGGAGAAGAAACTGAATTGCTTGAAACAAGTGACGCAATATCCGTTAGATCAGCGGTGATCGAGTAAAAAGTCAAAGGAaacaatgataacaaattttatttccagctttcaaaaccaattttttaCGCGGAGATTATTTGTAATAGTTTCTCTTCAATTCGTTTCTAGAAAGGAAGTTTACTCTCAGTTAAAAGGAAGCTGTATTAATTAATGATTATGTTTGGTCAGTAGGCCAGTTTCTAATTCTGGAAGAACGAAGTTGAAGTCGAGAGgacaaatttccatttttatttacttgtacAAAGGAAATTGCAAACTAGTCCTCTCAGCCTCGCCCATGTTGTTCTCGCACAATTTGAAAGTGGTCTGTTGACAATGATTTGAACGCGGGAATAGTGTCAGGGTGAGCGAAGCGATAAGAAGTAACATTGTTGGTAACTGCATTCCTTCTTCGCTTATCCAGACTCTCAGACTCTGTCAAGGGCATTTGTCAATACGTAAACTTACCGCCCTTAGCCATCTTGCTGGAAGGgagttttaaaagaaaactatGAAAGGATTATCCAGGAATTCTCAAGCAATGTTTTTACAAAAGGTCGCGAGACAATGTAAGGGCTGGGAATCAGTCTTACACGTTTCATAAACAATTTTAAAGTAATGTGTTGACGTCAATTTCCATAACGTGGAAGGTTGATATAAAAAAGCTTGTCGGACAAGTATGACGTCATGACACTAGTTCAAAACCACAACACTCTCTAAAAATTCACATATTTGAGTTTACTACGCTTGATTGTGACTCAAAATATGTTGATTGGAATATCTTTCGACGCAGAAATTGGAGAACTTCCTGGTCGTTATCGTATGACCTTGGGAAAACGGTCCGGCCAGTAACCTCCTCCAAGATTTATAAGATTTTGTATAGCGAGAATATTCTTCCAAAACTTACGGCGGTTTCGTCGTTTTGCCATTTGTTGGGTTGTCTCGAAGCTAGCAATATCGATAAATGTTGTAGAGGATTT
The Acropora muricata isolate sample 2 chromosome 3, ASM3666990v1, whole genome shotgun sequence genome window above contains:
- the LOC136910861 gene encoding potassium voltage-gated channel subfamily A member 1-like, which produces MAMAVATAVTLSYRRSRTASRDYSTTSSLTSNAEKGSSLITLNIGGKRFETFENTLNQFPNTLLGNAEKRRKYFDEKKDEYFFDRHRSAFTAILYYYQSGGLIERPLHVPIDIFMEELNFFQLTDEIQKENEEAAYTEDVEEGTDQASEEEELPQNKLLRSIWLLFEYPSSSLHAKCLAVFSLIIILLSIVIFCIETVPALHNVTHVFFVMNAVCSSWFTFEYLIRLIASPNKLKFLKAILNILDLLSILPFYVTVSLSTESAGTIGILRVMRVIRVCRIFKLTRHSKGLHILGNTLSASVNELIMLMLFLVIGVVLFASAAYYAEGEENGSKFKSIPAAFWWAVVTMTTVGYGDMYPVTTVGKLVGALCALSGVLAIALPVPVIVSNFEYYYKLELNKREDAKNASAVTYQNLDNLVLKSPLLERKVLMESDQAVSPLSVHTHKNLDFSTGVYANTAGHRNANGSMKFSGPEAIIEADELSFSSGGGSKPSTPKVRGKQHHLYPTSETTL